From the Desulfuromonas sp. genome, the window GGTACCGCACCGTTAATCCCGGGGTCCGCACAACTTACACCAAGAAAGGGCTCGAAGAGGAGTCCCTGACCCTGACCGGCGATCTCAACGTCAGTGATGTCGAATGGATCGTCCAGTACAAGATCGCCGAACCGTTCAAGTTCGTCTTCAACATCCGGCGACCGATCGAAACAATTCGTGACATCGCCGAAGCGATGGTACGCAAGGCGGTCGGCAATTCGAACGTCACCAAGGTTCTGACTACTGAGCGGGCTGAACTCGCCAGCGAAATAGAGGCCGACCTGCAGAAGATTCTCAACGACTACGATATCGGTGTCCGTATCGTCACCGTCAAGTTCCAGGATGTGACACCGCCCGACCCGGTCAAGGCAGCCTTCAACGAGGTCAACGAAGCCGAACAGCAGAAGGAAAGCCTGATTTTCCAGGCGCGTGAACAATACAACCGCGAGGTACCGAAAGCCCGCGGTGAGGCAAAGAAAATGATTCAGGAAGCCAAGGGTTACGCCACCGAACGGATCAACAAGGCCAAGGGTGAAGCGAACCGTTTTGAATCAATCCTCGCCGAATATCGCAAGGCTCCCGAGGTCACGCGCCGCCGGATGTACGTTGAAACGCTTGAGCAGATTCTGCCGCGCCTCGAAGAAGTCTACATTATGGATAAGCAGACGGGAGGGAATATTCTGCCGTTCCTGCCGCTGCGTAGCGAGAAGGGGGTTGCCAAATGAAAAAAACAGTACCTATTTTAGTTGTCCTGGCTGCCGCCCTGGTCATTTTGTACAGCAGTTTCTACCTGGTTTATGAAGGACAGCAGGCGATTGTCACCCAGTTCGGGGCACCGGTCGGCGAGATTAAAAACCCGGGACCACATTTCAAGACACCGTTTATCCAGGATGTCATCCGCTTTGAAAGCCGGATTCTGAAATGGGATGTTGATCCGACCGAAATACCGACCAAGGACAAGAAATTCATCTGGGTCGACACCACGGCCCGCTGGAAAATTGTTGATCCGCTATTGTTCTACCAGACCGTTGCCACCGAACGCGGCGCCCAGAGCCGCCTCGACGATATCATCGACTCGGTGGTGCGCGACGCCGTCTCCGGCCGCTTGCTCGTCGAGCTGGTCCGGGGCAGCGACTACGTTCCTGAAGCCGGCGCCAGCGAACGTTTTGAGGTCGACGGAGTCGAAATACCGCGTGAAGAGATGATTGGCCGTGAAGAGATTCTCGCCGGTATGCTCGATAAAGCCCAGGCGAGCACACCCGAATACGGCATCGAGCTGCTCGATGTGCAGATCAAGCGGATCAACTACGTCGAGCAGGTCCGGCGCAGTGTCTACGAGCGGATGATTAACGAACGGAAGAAAGTCGCAACCCAGTACCGCTCCGAAGGCGAAGGTGAAAAGGCCGATATCCTCGGCCAGATGGAACGGGAGCTCAAGGAGATCAGCTCCGAGGCCGAGCGCCAGTCGCTGGAACTCCGCGGCCAGGGTGACGCCGAGGCGACCGCCATCTACGCCCGGGCCTACAACCGCGACAAGGAGTTTTACGCCTTTTTGCGAACCCTTGAATCGTACAAGAAAGGAATTCAGGGGAACGGGCGCCTGGTAATTTCGACCGACTCCGAGTTTTTCAAGTACCTCAAGAAAGCAAAATAAAATTGCCGATAAATTACCTTTCCCGAAAGGGCAAAATCGCTGCCTTTAACCAGGTACGATTTCAATAAAAAAAGAGGGCCGGGGCGTTTCCCGGCACTCTTTTTTATCAACGATTCCGTGATCTATAAACTATTGTCGCCCGATATCACTCGTTTTTTTAGTCGCCGATGGTCTTTCTATCGGAACCGAGGTTATGCTGATGGGCCATCCAAACTGTTGCCGGGCCGAGATAAAATCATTAATTCTCTTGTTGTGGCACCACCTTTCA encodes:
- the hflK gene encoding FtsH protease activity modulator HflK — protein: MQSGGGGGNFKASRAILIFFVVIIVGIAAMTSFYKVETEETGVVLRLGKFSGLTDPGLHFKLPFGIERVINVPTARVEKQEFGYRTVNPGVRTTYTKKGLEEESLTLTGDLNVSDVEWIVQYKIAEPFKFVFNIRRPIETIRDIAEAMVRKAVGNSNVTKVLTTERAELASEIEADLQKILNDYDIGVRIVTVKFQDVTPPDPVKAAFNEVNEAEQQKESLIFQAREQYNREVPKARGEAKKMIQEAKGYATERINKAKGEANRFESILAEYRKAPEVTRRRMYVETLEQILPRLEEVYIMDKQTGGNILPFLPLRSEKGVAK
- the hflC gene encoding protease modulator HflC; amino-acid sequence: MKKTVPILVVLAAALVILYSSFYLVYEGQQAIVTQFGAPVGEIKNPGPHFKTPFIQDVIRFESRILKWDVDPTEIPTKDKKFIWVDTTARWKIVDPLLFYQTVATERGAQSRLDDIIDSVVRDAVSGRLLVELVRGSDYVPEAGASERFEVDGVEIPREEMIGREEILAGMLDKAQASTPEYGIELLDVQIKRINYVEQVRRSVYERMINERKKVATQYRSEGEGEKADILGQMERELKEISSEAERQSLELRGQGDAEATAIYARAYNRDKEFYAFLRTLESYKKGIQGNGRLVISTDSEFFKYLKKAK